CTCCCGGATGGTCAGGTATGCCAGCGACCCGCCGTCGAGGGCGGCCATGGAGCCCCACCCGAAGTGCGGGGTGAACCCGGGGCGCTGGCCCGGCAGCCGGGACAGGCCGTTGGGCAGCACGCAGGCCAGGTACAGGTACAGCCACTCCCAGGCTGAGCCCTGCCGGAACTTCACCCCGGTGTAGAGCTTGGTCTGCTGCTGGTCGAGGACGGAGCGCAGCGCGTCGCGGTCGACGTCCTGCTCGCTGAACGTCTCCAGGCGCACGTTGCCCTCGCCTGCCATCGGTACGAGGGTGTACACGTCGTCGCAGACGCCCTTGCGCAGCGGGATGAAGGTGGCCATCTCGCAGGAGACGGTCTTCCACGTGTCGCCGTCGCGTTCGAAGGCGAAGGATCGGGAGATGCTGCCGCGGATGCGCATCGGCAGGACCAGGCGTCCGCCGGGGGCGAGCTGGTCGAGGATCTTCACGGGTACGTCGCCGGCGCCGACGGTGAAGATGATCCGGTCGTAGGGGGCGTGCTCGGGCAGCCCGGCCGCGCCGTCGGCCATCACCGCGGTGGCGTTGTCGACGCCGGCCTCGGCGAGGTGCTTGCTCGCGCCGGAGACGAGGTCCTGGTCGACGTCGAGGGTCCACACTTGCCCGCCGGGGGAGACGATCTTGCCGAGAAGGGCGGCGTTGTAGCCGGTGGCGGCTCCAGCCTCCAGGACCTTGTGACCGGGCTGGGCGCCGAGCTGTTCGAGCTGGGTGGCGACGATGGACGGCGCGGAGATGCAGGAGATCATCTCCCCGTGCTCGTCGTGCTTGATCGGGACGGCGTCCTCCTTGTACGCGCTATCCAGGTCGACGCCGGGCAGGAAGGCGTGCCGGTCGGTGGTGCGGAAGGCGTCGATGGCCGCCTTGCTGCGCAGGTGGCCGCTGTCGACGAGCCGCTGGGCGAGGGCTTCGCGCAGCTGGTTGGGGTCGGTTACGGATGTCACGGAGGTCTCCATTCGAGGGAGGCTAGGGTCCGCTGAGGCGGACTTGGGGGTAGACACGTCAGCTCCTTCTCCGGTGGAGAAGGCGACGCGACGGCCGAGCCATGCGGTGGCGGCCTGCGCGTCGGCAGGCACGCCCGCACGGTTGAACGCGAAGATCGCGTGATGGGCGATGACGGCCCGGATTCCGCGTATCAGTCGGCCGTCTGCGGCGAGCCGGCGCAGGCGGCGGCCAGCGTCCTCGAACTCGGCGACGCGCTCGACCCAGCCCGCTTCCGCGTCTGGGCGCAGGGCCGCGTCCGCGTTCATCAGCCGCCGCATCGCGGAGACGGCTCTGTCCAGTGCGGGCCCCTGGGGCGGGGTGACGGTGGGCCGCAGGGCGGCCCACCGGGCCCATACGTCTCCGGCTTCGAAGGGGTCCAGTCCCGCCGCGCGGATCATGGCGGACAGCAGCATCACGCTGCGCTCGCGGGCGCCGGGGGTGCCGGTCTCGGCGAGCGCGGCCGGGCTGTCGGCGCAGAACACGTCGTGCGCGACCTCCATGCCCTCGGGGCCGCCAAAGGCGTGCGTCTCCGGCTCGTAGATCCCGCCCACCCAGCCGCTGATCACGTGGTCGGCGACGAGCTGGTCCAGCAAGTCGGCGACGGGCTGTTCGGTACGCAGGCGCACGCCGGCGTCCTTGCGCAGGAAGTGGAAGCGGCGCCCGGCCAGCGCGGTCGCCAGAGCCCGGGCGGCGTCCGCGTGCGGGTCGGGAAAGGCCACGGAGGCGTGCCACCAGGACGTGTCCGGGGGGACGGGCAGGTTCTCTTCGTCGAGGGTCATGAGGGGGGAACTCCTTGCGAGACGGCGGGGTGGGATCAGGTGAGCAGGAGGACGCGGGTCCAACCGGTGTCGTCGGTGGCCTTCAGGGCAAGTTGGGCCCCGGCGCGGCCTTCCATGAATCCGGGTTTGGGCAGGTGCTCCCAGTCGGCGGCCAGCCGTCGGTGCAGGTCTTGGATGATCGGGGTGAAGCGTTCGGGGCTGGTGCTGTCGGCGGCGACCGCGCGGGTGAGAGTCAGCAGCCCGGCCCAGCCGTGGCAGAGCGACGAGTCGGTGATCCGGGCGAGCCGCAGCGGGTCGGTCAGGATCGCCTCGATGGTGTCCTCGGCCGCTTGGCGCCGTACAGGGTCGCCGAGGGCAAGCGCGGCGAGCTGCTGGGCGCGGGCGATGCCGGGCTGGCCGTAGCACCAGGACTGGCGGGCCGGCTCCGCTGCGGGCGGCTGGTCGGCGTCCATGTGGGCTGCGGTGGACCAGTAGTGGTCGCCGTGCCGGTCGAGCCAGGTCGCGAACGTGCCGACGGCCTCCTCCTGGCCGGGGACGCTGACTCCGGCGCGCAGGGCGAG
Above is a window of Streptomyces sp. NBC_00490 DNA encoding:
- the fxlM gene encoding methyltransferase, FxLD system, encoding MTLDEENLPVPPDTSWWHASVAFPDPHADAARALATALAGRRFHFLRKDAGVRLRTEQPVADLLDQLVADHVISGWVGGIYEPETHAFGGPEGMEVAHDVFCADSPAALAETGTPGARERSVMLLSAMIRAAGLDPFEAGDVWARWAALRPTVTPPQGPALDRAVSAMRRLMNADAALRPDAEAGWVERVAEFEDAGRRLRRLAADGRLIRGIRAVIAHHAIFAFNRAGVPADAQAATAWLGRRVAFSTGEGADVSTPKSASADPSLPRMETSVTSVTDPNQLREALAQRLVDSGHLRSKAAIDAFRTTDRHAFLPGVDLDSAYKEDAVPIKHDEHGEMISCISAPSIVATQLEQLGAQPGHKVLEAGAATGYNAALLGKIVSPGGQVWTLDVDQDLVSGASKHLAEAGVDNATAVMADGAAGLPEHAPYDRIIFTVGAGDVPVKILDQLAPGGRLVLPMRIRGSISRSFAFERDGDTWKTVSCEMATFIPLRKGVCDDVYTLVPMAGEGNVRLETFSEQDVDRDALRSVLDQQQTKLYTGVKFRQGSAWEWLYLYLACVLPNGLSRLPGQRPGFTPHFGWGSMAALDGGSLAYLTIREGEDEQGRYWEVGVIGHGEGSADLAERVVSEIRAWDATGGNDAPEPGFRMAVADSRDRLTADDARFLVDKPYSRLVIDWARKG